From one Terriglobales bacterium genomic stretch:
- a CDS encoding cupin domain-containing protein, whose translation MKKLILSVFIFTFGFATAMHAPQVNTLFTKQLPEAPGKEIEVITVNNAPGAVDAIHRHDAHAVVYVLEGEVEMQFRGGTLQRLGPGQVFYESPEDVHAVSRNASKTKPAKFVVFFIKNEGAPILTPVHELRTRALNFCDETILHEAIFLTWRHV comes from the coding sequence ATGAAGAAGCTCATTCTCTCTGTATTTATCTTTACCTTCGGATTTGCCACGGCAATGCATGCCCCGCAAGTGAATACGCTCTTTACGAAACAGCTTCCAGAAGCACCGGGTAAAGAGATTGAAGTCATTACTGTCAATAACGCCCCAGGAGCCGTCGACGCGATCCACCGGCATGATGCGCATGCGGTTGTCTATGTTCTCGAAGGGGAAGTTGAGATGCAGTTTCGCGGAGGCACGCTTCAGCGGCTTGGTCCCGGGCAGGTATTTTACGAATCGCCTGAAGACGTTCATGCCGTAAGCCGTAACGCGAGTAAGACGAAACCAGCGAAGTTCGTCGTATTTTTCATCAAAAATGAAGGAGCACCGATTCTCACTCCCGTTCACGAGCTTCGGACGCGAGCATTGAATTTCTGCGATGAAACCATTTTGCATGAAGCAATATTCCTTACGTGGAGGCACGTATGA